A genomic window from Anopheles ziemanni chromosome X, idAnoZiCoDA_A2_x.2, whole genome shotgun sequence includes:
- the LOC131290625 gene encoding F-actin-monooxygenase Mical: MSKEESASDQHVRSAEVTEMFSLFCSATSQRQILGLYWSMCDKIGIRPGPFTEFYPKLRSMISCWKAESLWKKLDNRASQRVYNGGKAAAKTRVLIIGAGPCGLRSAIEAQLLGAKVVVLEKRDRISRNNVLHLWPFVIHDLKMLGAKMFYGKFCAGSIDHISIRQLQCILLKVALLLGVEVHEGVSFVKEIEPADGYGWRAAVQPEEHAASHYEFDVLIGANGKRNTIAGFQHQEMRGKLAIAITVNFVNKKTEAEVKAQEISGVSFVFNQAFFKELYERTGVDLENIVYYKDDTHYFVMTAKKHSLLEKEVIKQDFANPAELLAQSNVNKEMLYEYAKDAAYFATKYRIPRLEFAVNHYGQPDVSMFDFTSMYNAQYSCRVVVRKNYRLLTCLVGDSLIEPFWPTGSGCAFGFLSSMDAAYAIKMFANPSNSLLATIALRESVFRLLPQVTPEHMNNRFSSYTIDPSTRYRNLNKLAVGAEQVRHLLDTDDPALLQQTSFDANALVANTTPEVPAKRKRRTIESKSLAATILHWVKTQLKDAPFVHELTEPAHCFTNGKVLCTLINRYRPDLVNLDMLEDYGADVCNEHAFMIFEDHLGIPRALSGPESVTLAGVEQKLWLGYLEQICDVFRGEIPHVKHLKLDYAEFKKQQQQQQTSTAQSWANLGLVAKKRAAAMAAEGGGGGGELAGDDAANEQLDTVAASGAGRNFNYYHPNAEEERYKRTRGSVASPQNEPVKRAKKRRSYDKSATIEERTRRLQDIEANRLDRQAKRRLARAQQTQNFYKSMHMQQANTLLRESDSSSAFEDYSLYLYRQSAPVFNDRVRELELKLRYPDRERDLAAAYPRGLTDGVDQFSDRIKSMERRIGGKATPVAEKKPKDLLRAIGKIDSSDWNVKEIERKIELSKKATDIGKSRERVPNWNREQFLARQNRLTQPQDEERYREIDSSLKAIDKQLKEGHNLDLGERGKNKVAQLAGQLQSHKQKQQSQQQQQQQQQQQQQQQQQQKSNPKALLLSASGVAEKCHFCKQRVYLMEKISAEGLTLHRSCLKCHHCHTNLRLGAYAFDRDAPEGRFYCTPHFKLPSKTVKPAVRKSTQRQRASGGPLVGRVLETGGVAGRTTAALVDGAVRSMLADNDASMVDYHERDAQTPERVSDDEANMEVIDENEWTDRNFGTESDESEEELSSSDESDTDSESDYEETADSPLGVQTLQLAAEWISDKRFSNMVDSDADFYSYSKDDDEVESQTEGEELARAREMRRQEVNLLPLPLLPTDTETEGASDSEVNSTEISTDSEFDDEEPLRVPPTFHLEFKPLVEVDPTIKLVQAGRAPLAVPRPGDYGLSKTASTEGIASKKSLELKKKYLLGEGTGGLGVLKSGSASALDSKFKSFHSNITECQKLLNPAAAAPASSAIPAVLKPALGSPVGGGLAEAEEQQQQQQLPSATHEKMHVDTEQENQCPAGQPAANGNAPAKRLSLVETINSTLVENKLNEAKLNGPFQTSAVAKEHEASGKPPPVASPRHSNRAKQTNVPDEHAGERSPGLNNNNNNNINNNFNNNEDVDMQIIDLVTPEKTKAGEGNAAELAAAGNAGREQQQQQQQQGHELKYISNLKHAYLDLTAHDSPNCDRSLVETTLDFSIAPGAPVNGEQSGGTRKTPPDIVRIDSNENKIDGSSPAAVVNGTRPNREGCHETTLEVPTVPWATKEEEEEEEEEEEEDERGIESDSISESGSNRNGGSTGSSNSTSSVEDIPHFILDSTTSPETQNDERFVPRLEVRDATGELMQIDSLMIIDGRYIGDPEDLKLMEQLPPDTQIAAQLLQEEMNQDSINTVVECSEPVPPPPCDTDDVKEVNGQPKQPMDDEDGDERMAEPDEDRAKTPTPPAIEPSVAAAAERISPLSSDFVTKRNPRFSKFDTKNENKIDTLRNLPFVLDAPAPAPQKPKYLNLVAHHKPAADADTDNERTPMASEPQSQPPVAPVMSHALARPGAKGVVDGDGDSDSQDDTELTTQNNLTETELSDWAADDAVSENFVDIEFALNANNRTMRRNQRLRQARLLQQQQQKRLVNGGGIAARAPDGGAATEDGIIRNLALEDIEFMDTGSEEESCVETYSTTNRMMLRNRGYVEIMDPRVESQRTLYQPPPPTLPAVAHLGYGANVAAASLQQPLQVVEAINKQIAGRVDYIEQGSYLLGPDDTKTPMNEEPPAKITFSALVGQSQKATGDVTWGAAGRAPPAMNDIEEDSLVLAVSMLEAGASASTKSAAAEESEPLTMVSAVPDSSVSSEVSIVARAGGGGGVEAGSSCAGSLTSFSSTFTESKRAPALPDYSKLMLPVRKVLVDSLPVRRTSFDRKEGRRDSFKRVEDVGYEEYVKRLQHKIQQISNARNSLDVKKYKRKTSKGELGTATMDDDSLGPDGGEELADTLPNTALEDSPTSSNGTTPATAAEPPKSVEKKMEEIAMERVKQKDIIHDLVMDKLQTKKQLNAEKRLNRSRNRNNALLVGASPANAPPTVAAAERSLSAQRADTPMEVQQVHNAYAGAMFRPAGTEASTIDTAAGGGAEPSLVASSHFGVEPQLVTPRPQAMASGTDSDALLLTTDQLREEARSRARLKSNQDLGLSPEDRLLLLRKKYHINLRGLTDDDDDGLNQSDDVKSKEQHHHHHRSKLISSKSVNDVSLLKHQPHHHHHHHHHHHQHPADPQTPSPGGAPPLSSGASSLKKLTDCVSDPNLCVHSTAAPAWTPTDEAGSPPGVAAAAAAAGADEAPLRTRNKRKDRERRKSIIEKVSEFFNGRKKAAAAAAAENGAQTGGGGGGGKDVSPKQPNDAANGVTPTGGSSNSGAGGFLRFKISPKLKDKSKSCFDLRSINCGEKEGPLYGRCASEDCLNSNASNGSPSAGSAAANTAAHHNSYKPIGRKEAEELEPPPIPPLPLNYERSDDEYGASNEPNNESKKMRAMSKTSRQAELKRLRIAQEIQREQEQIEVQINDLEARGVEIEKELRGESETLKQYSVANLGANDDGLVKEWLEIMSSITRLKVRDDELNIRQQELQLEHRHAQLKEELNRRLSFGKLDKNSSDVAAEGAILNEMLEIVAKRQTLRPPLDAAASATTSSTSSSVGVLPHARVTKDTGVSIPPTFSFMPSRPLATYLLVFSVVVAVVFSWFAN, translated from the exons ATGAGCAAAGAGGAGAGCGCCTCGGACCAGCATGTGCGGTCGGCGGAGGTGACGGAGATGTTCAGCCTGTTCTGTAGCGCGACCAGCCAGCGACAGATACTCGGGCTGTACTGGAGCATGTGCGACAAGATCGGCATCCGCCCGGGGCCGTTCACCGAGTTCTACCCGAAGCTCCGGTCGATGATCAGCTGCTGGAAGGCGGAGAGCCTGTGGAAGAAGCTGGACAACCGCGCCTCGCAGCGGGTGTACAACGGGGGGAAGGCGGCCGCCAAGACCCGCGTCCTCATCATCGGTGCCGGACCGTGCGGCTTGCGGTCGGCCATCGAAGCTCAGCTGCTCGGTGCCAAAGTG GTCGTGTTGGAGAAGCGCGACCGGATCAGCCGCAACAACGTGCTGCACCTGTGGCCGTTCGTCATCCACGATCTGAAGATGCTGGGCGCGAAGATGTTCTACGGCAAGTTCTGCGCCGGCTCGATCGATCACATCTCCATCCGGCAGCTGCAGTGCATCCTGCTGAAGGTGGCGCTGCTGCTCGGCGTCGAGGTGCACGAGGGTGTGTCGTTCGTGAAGGAGATCGAGCCGGCGGACGGGTACGGGTGGCGCGCGGCCGTCCAACCGGAGGAGCACGCCGCCTCGCACTACGAGTTCGACGTGCTGATCGGCGCGAACGGCAAGCGCAACACGATCGCCGGCTTCCAGCACCAGGAGATGCGCGGCAAGCTGGCCATCGCCATCACGGTCAACTTCGTCAACAAGAAGACGGAGGCGGAGGTGAAGGCGCAGGAGATCAGCGGCGTGTCGTTCGTCTTCAACCAGGCGTTCTTCAAGGAGCTGTACGAGCGCACCGGCGTCGATCTCGAGAACATCGTCTACTACAAGGACGACACGCACTACTTCGTCATGACCGCCAAAAAGCACAGCCTGCTGGAGAAGGAGGTGATCAAGCAGGACTTCGCCAACCCGGCCGAGCTGCTCGCCCAGTCGAACGTCAACAAGGAGATGCTGTACGAGTACGCGAAGGATGCGGCCTACTTCGCCACGAAGTACCGCATACCGCGGCTCGAGTTCGCCGTCAACCACTACGGCCAGCCGGACGTCTCCATGTTCGACTTTACGTCGATGTACAACGCGCAGTACTCGTGCCGGGTGGTGGTGCGCAAGAACTATCGCCTGCTGACGTGCCTGGTCGGCGACAGCCTGATCGAGCCGTTCTGGCCGACCGGGTCGGGGTGCGCGTTCGGCTTCCTCTCGAGCATGGACGCCGCGTACGCGATCAAGATGTTCGCCAACCCGAGCAACAGCCTGCTGGCGACGATCGCACTGCGCGAGTCGGTGTTCCGCCTGCTGCCGCAGGTCACGCCCGAGCACATGAACAACCGATTCAGCTCGTACACGATCGATCCGTCCACGCGCTACCGCAACCTGAACAAGCTGGCCGTCGGGGCCGAGCAGGTGCGCCACCTGCTCGACACCGACGATCCGGCCCTGCTGCAGCAGACGTCGTTCGACGCGAACGCCCTGGTGGCGAACACCACGCCGGAGGTGCCGGCCAAGCGTAAGCGCCGCACGATCGAATCGAAGTCGCTCGCCGCCACGATACTGCACTGGGTGAAGACACAGCTGAAGGACGCACCGTTCGTCCACGAGCTCACCGAACCGGCGCACTGCTTCACCAACGGCAAGGTGCTCTGCACGCTCATCAACCGCTACCGTCCGGATCTGGTCAATCTCGACATGCTGGAAGACTACGGTGCCGACGTTTGCAACGAGCATGCGTTCATGATCTTCGAGGACCACCTCG GCATACCGCGTGCCCTTTCCGGACCGGAATCGGTGACGCTGGCGGGCGTGGAGCAGAAGCTGTGGCTCGGCTACCTGGAGCAGATATGCGACGTGTTCCGGGGTGAGATACCGCACGTCAAGCACCTCAAGCTGGACTACGCCGAGTTTAagaagcagcaacaacagcagcagacgTCGACGGCACAGTCCTGGGCGAACCTGGGGCTGGTGGCGAAAAAGCGGGCCGCAGCGATGGCGGCCgagggtggcggtggcggaggCGAGCTCGCTGGTGACGATGCCGCCAACGAGCAGCTCGACACGGTGGCGGCCTCCGGTGCCGGGCGCAACTTCAACTACTACCACCCGAACGCGGAGGAGGAGCGATACAAGCGGACGCGCGGTTCGGTCGCCTCGCCGCAGAACGAGCCGGTCAAGCGGGCGAAGAAGCGCCGCAGCTACGATAAGTCCGCAACCATC GAGGAGCGCACCCGTCGGCTGCAGGATATCGAGGCGAACCGGCTCGATCGGCAGGCGAAGCGGCGCCTAGCGCGCGCCCAGCAGACGCAAAACTTCTACAAGAGCATGCACATGCAGCAGGCTAACACTTTGCTGCGGGAAAGTGATAGCTCTAGCGCGTTCGAAGATTACTCGCTGTATCTGTACCGGCAGTCGGCGCCGGTGTTCAACGATCGTGTGCGCGAGCTCGAGCTCAAGTTGCGCTATCCT GATCGCGAGCGGGACCTGGCGGCCGCCTATCCGCGCGGGCTCACCGACGGTGTCGATCAGTTCAGCGATCGCATCAAGTCGATGGAGCGGCGCATCGGCGGCAAGGCGACACCGGTGGCGGAGAAGAAGCCGAAGGATCTGCTGCGTGCGATCGGCAAGATCGACAGCAGCGACTGGAACGTCAAGGAGATCGAGCGCAAGATCGAGCTGTCGAAGAAGGCGACCGACATCGGCAAGAGCCGGGAGCGGGTGCCCAACTGGAACCGGGAGCAGTTTCTGGCGCGCCAGAATCGGCTCACGCAGCCGCAGGACGAGGAGCGCTACCGGGAGATCGACAGCTCGCTGAAGGCCATCGATAAGCAGCTGAAGGAAGGCCACAACCTCGATCTGGGCGAGCGGGGCAAGAACAAGGTGGCCCAGCTCGCCGGCCAGCTCCAAAGCCACAAGCAGAAGCAGCAaagccagcagcaacagcagcagcagcaacaacagcagcagcagcagcaacaacagcaaaaatCG AATCCCAAAGCACTGCTGCTGTCGGCGAGCGGCGTCGCGGAGAAGTGTCACTTCTGCAAGCAGCGCGTCTACCTGATGGAGAAAATATCGGCCGAGGGGCTGACGCTGCACCGGTCGTGCCTGAAGTGCCACCACTGCCACACCAACCTGCGCCTCGGGGCGTACGCGTTCGATCGGGACGCCCCGGAGGGTCGGTTCTACTGCACGCCGCACTTCAAGCTGCCCTCGAAGACGGTCAAACCGGCCGTACGCAAATCGACGCAGCGCCAGCGCGCCTCCGGTGGTCCGCTGGTTGGTCGGGTGCTGGAAACCGGAGGCGTTGCCGGCCGCACCACCGCCGCCCTGGTGGACGGTGCGGTCCGTTCGATGCTCGCCGACAACGATGCGTCGATGGTCGACTACCACGAGCGGGACGCTCAGACGCCCGAGCGGGTCTCGGACGACGAGGCGAACATGGAGGTGATCGACGAGAACGAGTGGACCGATCGCAACTTCGGCACCGAGTCGGACGAGTCCGAGGAGGAGCTGTCCAGCTCGGACGAGTCGGACACGGACAGTGAATCCGACTACGAGGAGACGGCCGATTCGCCGCTCGGCGTGCAAACGCTGCAGCTCGCCGCCGAATGGATCAGCGACAAGCGCTTCTCCAACATGGTCGACAGTGATGCCGACTTCTACAGCTACTCCA AAGATGACGACGAGGTTGAGTCGCAAACGGAGGGCGAGGAGTTGGCTCGCGCCCGCGAAATGCGCCGCCAGGAGGTCAACCTGCTGCCGCTTCCGCTGCTGCCGACCGATACGGAAACCGAG GGTGCGTCCGACTCGGAGGTGAACTCGACGGAAATTTCGACCGACTCGGAGTTCGACGACGAGGAGCCGCTGCGTGTGCCGCCAACGTTCCACCTGGAGTTCAAGCCGCTGGTCGAGGTGGATCCGACGATCAAGCTGGTGCAGGCGGGTCGGGCCCCGCTGGCCGTACCGCGCCCGGGCGACTACGGGCTCAGCAAAACGGCCAGCACCGAGGGTATCGCGTCGAAGAAGAGCCTCGAGCTGAAGAAGAAGTATCTGCTCGGCGAGGGTACGGGCGGGCTCGGTGTGCTCAAGTCCGGCTCGGCGTCGGCCCTGGACTCGAAGTTCAAAAGCTTCCACTCCAACATCACCGAGTGCCAGAAGTTGCTGAatccggcggcggcggcgccgGCGTCGTCTGCCATTCCGGCGGTACTGAAACCGGCCCTCGGTTCGCCGGTTGGCGGCGGGTTGGCTGAGGccgaggagcagcagcagcagcagcaactgccATCCGCCACCCACGAGAAGATGCACGTCGACACCGAACAAGAGAACCAGTGCCCGGCCGGTCAGCCGGCAGCGAACGGGAACGCGCCTGCCAAGCGCCTTTCGCTGGTGGAAACCATCAACTCGACGCTGGTCGAGAACAAGCTGAACGAGGCCAAATTAAACGGACCGTTCCAAACCAGTGCCGTCGCCAAAGAACACGAAGCGAGCGGTAAGCCGCCCCCGGTTGCTTCGCCGCGTCACTCAAACAGGGCGAAACAGACGAACGTGCCGGACGAGCACGCCGGCGAACGTTCACCTGGcttgaacaacaacaataacaataacatcaacaacaacttcAACAACAACGAGGACGTGGACATGCAGATCATCGATCTCGTGACGCCGGAGAAAACGAAAGCGGGCGAGGGTAACGCGGCCGAGCTGGCCGCGGCCGGGAATGCCGGtcgggagcagcagcagcagcagcagcagcaggggcACGAGCTGAAGTACATCTCGAACCTCAAGCACGCGTACCTCGATCTCACCGCCCACGACTCACCCAACTGCGATCGGTCGCTGGTGGAGACGACACTCGATTTCAGCATCGCGCCCGGGGCGCCCGTCAACGGGGAACAGTCCGGTGGCACGAGAAAGACACCTCCGGACATCGTACGCATCGACAGCAACGAGAACAAGATCGACGGCTCGAGCCCGGCCGCCGTCGTGAACGGTACCCGGCCCAACCGG GAGGGATGCCACGAGACGACGCTGGAGGTACCGACCGTGCCTTGGGCGACGaaggaagaagaggaggaggaggaagaggaggaagaggaggacgaGAGAGGCATCGAGTCGGACAGCATATCGGAGTCGGGCAGCAACCGGAACGGGGGCAGcaccggcagcagcaacagtacgTCGAGCGTCGAGGACATACCGCACTTCATCCTCGACTCGACCACCAGCCCGGAGACGCAGAACGACGAGCGGTTTGTGCCGCGGCTGGAGGTGCGCGACGCCACCGGCGAGCTGATGCAGATCGACAGCCTGATGATCATCGACGGGCGGTACATCGGCGATCCGGAGGATCTGAAGCTGATGGAACAGCTGCCGCCGGACACGCAGATCGCGGCGCAGCTGCTGCAGGAGGAGATGAACCAGGACAGCATCAACACGGTGGTGGAATGCAGCGAGCCGGTGCCACCGCCTCCGTGCGACACCGACGACGTCAAGGAGGTGAACGGCCAGCCAAAGCAACCGATGGATGATGAAGATGGTGATGAGCGAATGGCGGAACCGGACGAGGACCGCGCCAAAACACCGACGCCACCGGCGATCGAGCCGAgcgtcgccgccgccgccgagcGCATCTCGCCGCTGTCGTCGGACTTTGTCACCAAGCGGAATCCGCGCTTCTCGAAGTTCGACACGAAGAACGAGAACAAAATCGACACCCTGCGCAATCTGCCGTTCGTGCTGGACGCGCCGGCACCGGCGCCACAGAAACCAAAGTATCTCAACCTGGTGGCGCACCACAAACCGGCGGCCGACGCCGACACGGACAACGAGCGTACACCGATGGCGAGCGAGCCGCAGTCGCAGCCGCCGGTGGCTCCCGTCATGTCGCACGCGCTCGCACGGCCAGGGGCGAAGGGGGTGGTCGATGGGGACGGCGACTCCGACTCGCAGGACGACACGGAGCTGACGACGCAGAACAACCTGACCGAAACGGAGCTCTCGGACTGGGCGGCCGATGACGCGGTGTCGGAGAACTTCGTCGACATCGAGTTCGCACTGAACGCGAACAATCGCACGATGCGGCGCAATCAGCGACTGCGGCAGGCTCGGctgctccagcagcagcagcagaagcggCTGGTGAATGGTGGGGGGATCGCGGCCCGTGCACCGGATGGTGGTGCCGCCACCGAAGATGGCATCATCCGCAACCTCGCGCTGGAGGATATCGAGTTCATGGACACCGGCTCGGAGGAGGAGAGCTGCGTCGAGACGTACTCGACCACCAACCGGATGATGCTGCGCAACCGGGGCTACGTGGAGATCATGGATCCGCGGGTGGAATCGCAGCGCACGCTGTACCAGCCGCCGCCACCAACGCTGCCCGCGGTGGCGCACCTCGGTTACGGCGCGAACGTTGCCGCCGCCAGCCTGCAGCAGCCGCTGCAGGTGGTCGAGGCCATCAACAAGCAGATTGCCGGCCGGGTGGACTACATCGAGCAGGGCTCGTATCTGCTCGGCCCGGACGACACCAAAACGCCGATGAACGAGGAGCCACCGGCGAAGATCACCTTCTCAGCGCTCGTCGGCCAGAGTCAGAAGGCGACCGGGGACGTCACCTGGGGCGCCGCCGGTCGTGCCCCGCCCGCCATGAACGACATCGAAGAGGACAGCCTGGTGCTGGCGGTGTCCATGCTGGAGGCGGGCGCTTCGGCCAGCACCAAGTCGGCGGCCGCGGAGGAAAGCGAACCCCTGACGATGGTGAGCGCCGTGCCGGACAGTAGCGTCAGCTCGGAGGTGAGCATTGTAGCGCgcgcgggtggtggtggtggtgtggaggCGGGCAGCAGTTGCGCCGGCAGCCTCACGTCGTTCAGCTCGACGTTCACCGAGTCGAAGCGAGCGCCGGCGCTGCCGGACTACAGCAAGCTGATGCTACCGGTGCGCAAGGTGTTGGTCGACTCGCTGCCGGTCCGGCGCACCAGCTTCGACCGGAAGGAGGGTCGCCGGGACTCGTTCAAGCGCGTCGAGGACGTCGGCTACGAGGAGTACGTCAAGCGGCTGCAGCACAAGATCCAGCAGATCAGCAACGCGCGCAACTCGCTCGATGTGAAGAAGTACAAACGGAAGACGTCGAAGGGTGAGCTCGGGACGGCGACGATGGACGACGATTCGCTCGGTCCGGATGGCGGTGAGGAGCTGGCAGACACACTGCCCAACACGGCGCTGGAGGACAGTCCCACCAGCAGCAACGGCACGACG CCGGCCACCGCCGCCGAGCCGCCGAAGAGTGTGGAGAAAAAGATGGAAGAGATTGCGATGGAGCGCGTCAAGCAGAAGGACATCATCCACGATCTGGTGATGGACAAGCTGCAGACGAAGAAGCAGCTGAACGCCGAGAAGCGGCTCAATCGCAGCCGGAACCGCAACAATGCGCTGCTCGTTGGCGCGTCGCCAGCCAACGCACCGCCGACCGTGGCCGCTGCCGAGCGTAGCCTCAGTGCCCAGCGAGCGGACACACCGATGGAAGTGCAGCAGGTGCACAACGCCTACGCCGGTGCGATGTTCCGCCCCGCCGGTACGGAGGCGTCGACCATTGATACAGCGGCCGGCGGGGGTGCCGAACCTTCCCTTGTTGCTTCCAGCCATTTCGGCGTCGAGCCACAGCTCGTTACGCCCCGTCCGCAGGCGATGGCGTCGGGCACCGACTCCGATGCGCTGCTGCTCACGACCGACCAGCTGCGCGAGGAAGCGCGCTCCCGGGCGCGGCTGAAATCGAACCAAGACCTGGGCCTGTCGCCCGAGGATCGGCTGCTCTTGCTGCGCAAAAAGTACCACATCAATCTGCGCGGCCTaacggacgacgacgacgacgggctGAACCAATCCGACGATGTCAAGAGCAAGGagcagcatcaccatcatcatcggagCAAGCTGATCAGCTCGAAGAGCGTCAACGATGTGTCACTGCTGAAGCACCagccgcaccaccaccaccaccaccaccatcatcaccatcagcatccGGCCGATCCGCAGACCCCGTCGCCCGGCGGTGCACCTCCCCTCTCGTCCGGCGCCTCTTCGCTGAAGAAGCTGACCGACTGCGTGTCCGATCCGAATCTTTGCGTACACAGCACGGCGGCGCCGGCATGGACGCCCACCGACGAGGCCGGTTCCCCACCGGGggtggccgccgccgccgccgccgccggggCCGACGAGGCCCCGCTGCGCACCCGCAACAAGCGGAAGGATCGCGAGCGGCGCAAGAGCATCATCGAGAAGGTGTCGGAGTTTTTCAACGGACGCAAGaaagcggcggcggcggcggcggcggagaACGGTGCACAaaccggtggcggtggtggcggtggcaagGACGTGTCGCCGAAGCAGCCGAATGACGCCGCGAACGGGGTCACTCCAACCGGCGGCTCGTCCAACTCCGGCGCGGGAGGCTTTCTTCGGTTCAAAATTTCACCAAAGCTTAAGGATAAATCAAAG TCGTGCTTTGATCTGAGGAGCATTAATTGTGGC GAAAAGGAAGGCCCGCTGTACGGCCGGTGCGCCTCGGAAGACTGCCTGAACAGCAACGCCTCGAACGGGTCGCCATCGGCTGGGAGTGCGGCTGCGAATACGGCCGCCCACCACAACAGCTACAAACCGATCGGGCGCAAGGAGGCGGAGGAGCTGGAACCGCCACCGAttccgccgctgccgctgAACTACGAGCGATCCGATG ACGAGTACGGTGCttcgaacgaaccgaacaacGAATCGAAGAAAATGCGTGCAATGTCGAAAACATCACGACAAGCGGAATTAAAAAG ACTGAGAATTGCTCAAGAAATACAACGAGAACAGGAACAAATCGAGGTACAGATCAACGATCTTGAAGCGCGTGGCGTGGAGATCGAAAAGGAGCTACGCGGCGAGAGTGAAACTCTCAAGCAGTACAGCGTCGCCAACCTCGGTGCTAACGACGACGGGCTGGTGAAGGAGTGGTTGGAAATCATGAGCAGCATCACCCGGCTGAAGGTGCGCGACGACGAGCTCAACATACGGCAGCAGGAGCTGCAGCTCGAGCATCGCCACGCGCAACTGAAGGAAGAGCTCAACAGGCGGTTATCGTTTGGCA AGCTAGACAAGAACTCTTCCGACGTTGCTGCGGAGGGCGCCATTCTCAACGAGATGCTGGAAATTGTGGCCAAACGGCAGACGCTGAGACCGCCGCTCGATGCGGCGGCATCGGCGACTACCTCGTCGACATCGTCGAGCGTCGGCGTGCTGCCCCACGCGCGCGTTACGAAGGACACCGGTGTAAGCATCCCACCAACCTTTTCGTTTATGCCCTCCCGGCCCCTGGCCACCTATCTGCTAGTGTTTTCCGTTGTTGTTGCCGTAGTATTTAGTTGGTTCGCTAACTAA